The Cytobacillus firmus genome segment GAGTTAATTGATACCTGCTCGAGGCTGCTGGAAATATCGCTGACATTGGCAGACATTGAGTTAATTGCCTCATAAATTTTCTGGAATGTTTGTCCAGTCAGTTGTATTTGCCCCGTTCCCTTTTCAACCTGAACATAGCCTGTTTGAAGTGACACGGCTACACTGTTTGACTCTGTTTGTATACCTCCCACAATCCTGGTGATATCCGATACTGAATAGGATACCTGCTCAGCCAGCTTTCTCACCTCATCTGCCACAACTGCGAAACCTCTTCCGTGCTCACCGGCTCTGGCGGCTTCAATTGCTGCGTTTAATGCGAGCAGGTTGGTTTGGTCAGCAATTTCCTTTATAACTTTAACCAGCCTTGAAATTTGTTTGGTCTGGTCATCCAGCCCATTAACCTTGTCCACAGACGACTTCATAATCTGATTAATTAATCCCATTTGTTCCTGGGATTTTTTCATAAGCTTGTTTCCATCCTCAGTAAGCGTTAGCACTTCTGTGGAAGCACCCTTGATTTCATTCCCGCTGTATGCTGCTTCTTTCACTTTTTCCAGGTACTCGTCCATCAATAAAGACAAACGTGTTGCAGATCCAGCCTGATCCTCAGCTCCTCCTGACAGCTCCTGCATGGTTGAAGCAACCTGCTGACTGGCAGCTTTCACTTCATTTGCAGCAATATTCAGTTCTCCGCTTCGTTCTGTTACATATCCGGAAACTGCATTAATTTCCTGAATCATGGTCTGCAGTTTTAATTTCATGGAATTCATGGCTCTGCTAAGCTGTGCTACTTCATCATTACCCTCATATTCTACTGAATCCGCATTGAGGTTTCCTTCTGCTATTTCATTTGAGAATTGTACAATGGAAGCTAATTTCTTTGAGATAATACGCCCTATAAAAACAATGCTCGCGATTCCAAGGATAGCGGAAACGATGATTGAAATGCCAAGTACGATCAAAGTAAGGATAAGGCTGGATTTTGCAGAAGATACAGCCTTTTGCTGATCCTCTTTCATCATGCTGCTAAGGGTATTCAATTTTCCAACCGTTTCAGAAATAATATTGTCTGCCTGCAATTTTCCAAGCCTATATTCTCTTTCATGCTGAAGTTTTACTTTTGGCTCAATGACATCATGAAATAAATTGGTGATTTTTTGATCATTTTCATCAATTTGCTGAAAAAGGTCCTTTGATTTTGCATTGCTCAGATCCGGAGAAATTTCCTCCTTTAATTTATTAAATTCTTCTGTCAGTTGGTCAAATGTCTTTAAATGTTTAGGATTGGAGTCAATGATAAAATTTCCAATCGTGCTCCCTTTATGGTGAAATGTGGCCGCTGATTCAGTAATTTTAATGGCTTTTTCTCCAGAATCCTTAACAACCTCCAGTTTTGTGCTGGCAATTGTCAGCAGAAAAAAAGTAAGAACTGTTGAAACAGTGAATAGTCCAATAGTCACGAAAAGCGCAACCCCATATTTTTGGCCAAGCTTCAGATTCTTCCACCAGCTTGTGCCAGCCATTTTATTAATAAACTTTCCTATATCAAGCTTTTTAGACTTGGTTGAATCTTTTCGTTCCTTCTTTCCTGATTTAATTCTTCTTACCCCTTTCAAAATAATTCCCCCTTTGTGATTAACCGGATGCGAACAATTGAACTAGCTTATCTCTAATTCTTTTTTACTATTCTTTCAATTCATTATAATAGAACAAAATAGACATTTGAAGATTATTTTTCCAATTTCTTTTAATCCGGCACTTATTCGGACATTTCCCTTTATGATTTCCTTCAGGAAAGAGCAGCTTTTCAAAGCTTGGCAGACTATATGAACTGCTGCCAATTATCTATTACAAAAATAAAAATCAGTTAAAAAAATATGTAACAGGTTTGCAATAAGAATTCTCATCCTTACAATATATATGTTGGTTTGCCGCTATTTTTATATAACAGAGGTTCAATCAGAATGTTACAGTTATTTCAAAATTTTTTAAGTTTACTTTTTCTGTAAATAAAGCCTTCTATTTACACGAGAATTGAAGTTTGCTTCATGTTAAAGTGGGTAAAGACAGAGAGAGTATTTTTTGGGGGTCTTTAATAGAGGAGGACATATGAAACAACGTGACTTTTACTTCGACAATGCTAAGTTTATCCTGATCTTCTTTGTCGTTTTCGGGCATTTGCTCCGCTCTTTTATTGAAGATAATGAGACTATTTATACAGTATATAAAGTGATTTATACGTTCCATATGCCGGCATTTATATTGGTATCCGGTTTTTTTGCAAAAGGCTTTTATAAAAAAGGCTATATAAAGAAAATTGCCAAAAAGCTAATACTGCCGTATATCATTTTCCAGGTTATTTACTCCGTTTTTTATTACTTTTTATATAATAAAGGCACCTTTGAGCTGGATCCTTTTAACCCGCATTGGTCATTATGGTTCCTGATCAGCATGTTCTGCTGGAATATCATGCTTTTATTCTTCGCAAAGTATAAAGCGGTGTACTCCCTGGCTGCTGCTTTTATCATAGGGCTTGCTGTCGGATATGCTGATTGGATTTCAAACTATTTAAGTTTATCCAGGACGTTTGTGTTCTTCCCGTTATTTTTATTGGGATACTATTTAAAGAAAGAGCATTTATATGCTCTATTCCAGCCGAAGTTCAGGATTAGTGCGTTCGCTATTTTTGCTGTAGTCTTTATCGGCTTTTATCTTTACCCTGAAGTGGATTATAAATGGCTGCTTGGATCAAAGCCATACACTGAAATGGGAGCAGCATCCCTTGGGGCAGTTTTTACGAGATTGGGCTTTTATATCCTAAGCATAATCATGGTATTTAGCTTCTTTGCTTTCGTTCCGCGCAAACAATATTTCTTTACTAACTTAGGGAAAAATACACTTTATGTCTATCTGCTGCATGGGTTCTTTGTTCGGGTATTCAGAGAAAGTGATGTACAGGGCTTTTTCAATAAACCGGAAAACTTCCTGCTGCTTGCCGGCATATCGCTGCTGCTTACTTTGCTTCTATCAAGCAAATTGATTACTTCATTTGCACAGCCAATCATTGAACTGAAGACTTCACAGCTTAAAAAGCTGAAAGATAAATCAAGGGTTTATGCAAGATTTTATCGTAAAAAACTTACAAGTTAGATCAGAAACCGGTCATGTATTAATGGCCGGTTTTAACTTTAAGCATAACCATTGACCATTTTTGATTATGGGATTATAATAAGTAACTGTGTTACCAATTTAATTATGCCATCATGTCTCAGTAGCTCAGCTAAGCGTAAACTTCACTGAAATACTTCTCTGTAGCTTTGTTTCGACGCATTTGCTCCTTGTATAGGCTTGCAGAGGAAGAAACAGGATATGCAAATCATAATTTAATTATTCCAACATGTCTCAGTAGCTCAGCTGGATAGAGCGACAGCCTCCTAAGCTGTAGGTCGTGAGTTCGAATCTCGCCTGGGACGCTACAAAAGAAAAGCGCGAAACCCTTTTATATCAAGGGTTTTGCGTTTTTTATTTTATTCAATTTGAGTATTCATAAACCTTTGAATTCCAAGTTTGGGGTCGGTTTGGGGTCGGAACGAAATTTTTTCCTAATTAACTGCTCCAGGCCGCTTAATTTCTACAGTTATATTTGGCTTTATCTTTAGTGCAGAATACTTCTCACTTAATTCTCCATTGCTTAAATGAGAATATTTCCTTAAACTTTTTATTTTTCTTCCAATTCCTATGGGATCTGTTTCTAAAATTTTTAATTCCTCAAGAATTTTCTCGAATTCATTTTTAAGTTCTTCACCAATCAAGCGCTCTAATTTTCTTGTTGATTCTTTATCAATTATGGAAGCGGATGGCTGAGTTTCTAATATTGAAACTGAAATAGACGCGTTTAAGTTTACTATTTCATTATTAACTACCTCAATTTTCCCGTGATAATTGATAGGGTGTAAGGTAATTTTATACTTTTCATTTTCTGCATTCTCAGAGATAAGTACTCCAGTTTTCTCTAATTTATCAGAAGGTATCGTTAAGGTTAAATCCCCTAAGAAAGCATTTTTGTTAGTGAAATGGCCCGATCACTTTTTCATCTTTGGAAATGAATTCGGCAAGCCCATACGTCCGGACAGTATCGGCCAGTGGTGGCGAAGATTCACCCAAAAACATGACTTTAAACATATTCGCTTTCATGATCTTAGGCATACTTCAGCAACCCTACTCATTAGTGAAGGTGTTCACGCAAAAGTAATTAGCGAAAGATTAGGACATGCAGATATTTCTACTACAATGAATATTTATGGCCATGTTTTGGAAGAGGCTGATAAAACTGCTGCAAGTCACTTTGATAAATTTTTCGAAAAGAAAGAATAGGAAATAAATAGGAGTATTACAAATGTATGTAAATAAATAAGGCATTAATCCTATTTGGCATTAATCAAAGATGGATTAATGCTTTATTATCAAACTAATGCGGCGGTTTAGTTTAATAATAAATTGCCAAATTTAGTTTACATTTTGCGTAAGCGGTCCCCTAAAGTAAATGTTTCCATCCGAAAGATATGCTTCCCACAACTTAAATGATAATTTTTCATGTAAAAAAACAACAGAAACGTAGCCTATAGCAACTGTAGGATTACACCTATATAACTTTTATTTAAATTACAAAAAAAGGAATAAATTGAAAATTTAGGTGATACCTTTAGAAATTTCATTCGTCTAATTGGTAGAAAAGGAAAAGGAGGTTAAATTAGGAAATTTTAACTTTATTAGTATCTAATTCTTTTGATTGATTGTAGAGTGTTATTTTTTGGAATATAATTCATGACGATTTAAATTTTGAAAAAAACAAAAGCTTTTTTATGTGCCCTTTCTTTATCTTTGGCGTTTTCCCCATTGGAGCAAACTTTGCATCTGCAGAAAATCCTCATGCACAATCGAAAGGTGTTACTTTAAATCATGATAATGGGCCACACGACTTTTCATTTAAACATGAGGGAATAGATTATAAGGTAAAAAGTGTTCATGATGATAAATTTATTACCACGACTATTCAAGACGACAAGGGATATCAAGAGTTCGAAACCAACAAGTCCAACGGATACGTAAGCGTTTCCAGCGATTACCTTAGTGAAGAAGAAATTAAGGATTTAGAGAAATCTACCAATAGAATGGTTGTTGAGGTGGATGGTAAGGAAATCAATGGTTTTGTCACAAAAGGGCATGCCCCAACCCCAACTAATAATAACCAAGTCCAAACAGAAACAATTGGGATACAAGCAATTAAAGGATCCTGGGTTTGGTCTAAGTGGAGTAACCTTACTGTTACAGTAGAAGGTAAAATGACAGTCGCTGCAATAACAGCTTATCTATTAAATCTTATTCCCTATGTCGGAAGTTTAGCAGCTCTTTTTGCAGGATTAATGGTTACTTGGAATATGAAAGTTGGATATTTTAAAAGAAGAGGTGCTACAGCTGCTGATACTGATCCAAATTATCTATGGAGTAAAATACAATTAAATTTATATACAAATAGCTCCCGAACAACATTAGTAAAATCTGAAACAGGTGAACCTTATAGAGTGCGGGTATATTAAAAGCTAGGAGGGATTAGATATGTCATATTATAGATGGCATTACATTGGTTGGTTAATTTTTGGTTTAACTCTTATTTTTTCTTATTTCATAGTTCCACGTGAACATGGTTTTAATGCTATTATCATTTTAACTGCTTTATTCGCAATCTATGACTTCTTGGTAATGTTTATGGCAAAAAGACGGGGAAACAATAATAGTAAACCATAATGCCACGAGAAAAATAGGTTAGCTGCTATATCCCTCTTCACTTTCCTATTGAGAATAAAACTTCTCAATATTAGCGTTTATACTAGACTCTGAAATTGTGGGAAAAGGTATACTGCGCTTATAGTTAGTATAGTGTTTTGAATTAAATAATATAAGCCCTTCTCCAACTTGAGAGGGGCTTTAAATATTTTTCTGAGTCTATCTCAATACTAAACAGATGTAGGGATCTTTGATTAAAACCTTAATTTAATACTAATTAATAGCTAAGATTATTAATATATACTCAAACAAATGATGTTTTAATTTAGTGCAGAGTGTTTTATAACCCTTAGGTACAAATTTAATTTGGAGTCGTTGGGGTCGATTTGGGGTCGAAACTCATCATTATAACCCAAATTCTAACCAACTCAATCCGGTTCACAGTTCAAAAATGTTGATTTAACAAGGGTTCTTCAAAGTTACCCAAAGTCTTTCCTTTTAGGATAGCCCGCCTCCTAAGCTGTAGGTCGTGAGTTCGAATCTCGCCTGGGACGCTACAAAAAAACGCCAACAAAAGTTTGGCGTTTTTTCTCGTTCTTATGATGCCAGGTGCTCACGCATTATAAATCATCTATAACAATATACGCTGCCTTAACAGGCCCATGTACTCCCACAACGAGGTTCATCTCAATATCTGCTGAATTGCTTGGTCCGGTTATGAAATTAATACATGAAGGAGCCAGCTCCCCTCTGCTCACTCTTTCCCTGATGATCCTTGCAGCCTGTGTCATGCGCGGAACCAGGGTGCTTTTCGGAATAAGGATAATGGAAGCAGCAGGCAAAAAACTGATTGACCGTCCGTGGTCTCTGCTGCTGAACAGGACTGCTGTTCCGGATTCAGCCAGAGTAATTTCACTGATGGTGATGCCGATATTTGCTTTTTCTGCGTAATCAACATTAATTTCTCCAGCAGAATAATCCCATTCATATACTTCCACTTTCTCTTTTGGCCAAATTTCCTCAAATAGCTGCGTAAGCCCAAACTGTCTATAACGGTCATCCTTCCAGGTCACTACTGGACCGCCTCCGTACTGGGCTGCAATCTCTTTAAGAGTTTCCGGCAAATTGGCGGCTTTTGTTACAAGAAGGTCAGTGTGA includes the following:
- a CDS encoding methyl-accepting chemotaxis protein, which codes for MKGVRRIKSGKKERKDSTKSKKLDIGKFINKMAGTSWWKNLKLGQKYGVALFVTIGLFTVSTVLTFFLLTIASTKLEVVKDSGEKAIKITESAATFHHKGSTIGNFIIDSNPKHLKTFDQLTEEFNKLKEEISPDLSNAKSKDLFQQIDENDQKITNLFHDVIEPKVKLQHEREYRLGKLQADNIISETVGKLNTLSSMMKEDQQKAVSSAKSSLILTLIVLGISIIVSAILGIASIVFIGRIISKKLASIVQFSNEIAEGNLNADSVEYEGNDEVAQLSRAMNSMKLKLQTMIQEINAVSGYVTERSGELNIAANEVKAASQQVASTMQELSGGAEDQAGSATRLSLLMDEYLEKVKEAAYSGNEIKGASTEVLTLTEDGNKLMKKSQEQMGLINQIMKSSVDKVNGLDDQTKQISRLVKVIKEIADQTNLLALNAAIEAARAGEHGRGFAVVADEVRKLAEQVSYSVSDITRIVGGIQTESNSVAVSLQTGYVQVEKGTGQIQLTGQTFQKIYEAINSMSANVSDISSSLEQVSINSSHMNQSIGNIAAVSEESAAGIEQTSASMAQTNHSMEEISDNALSLSELAEQLNEMIAKFKL
- a CDS encoding acyltransferase family protein; amino-acid sequence: MKQRDFYFDNAKFILIFFVVFGHLLRSFIEDNETIYTVYKVIYTFHMPAFILVSGFFAKGFYKKGYIKKIAKKLILPYIIFQVIYSVFYYFLYNKGTFELDPFNPHWSLWFLISMFCWNIMLLFFAKYKAVYSLAAAFIIGLAVGYADWISNYLSLSRTFVFFPLFLLGYYLKKEHLYALFQPKFRISAFAIFAVVFIGFYLYPEVDYKWLLGSKPYTEMGAASLGAVFTRLGFYILSIIMVFSFFAFVPRKQYFFTNLGKNTLYVYLLHGFFVRVFRESDVQGFFNKPENFLLLAGISLLLTLLLSSKLITSFAQPIIELKTSQLKKLKDKSRVYARFYRKKLTS
- a CDS encoding site-specific integrase encodes the protein MKWPDHFFIFGNEFGKPIRPDSIGQWWRRFTQKHDFKHIRFHDLRHTSATLLISEGVHAKVISERLGHADISTTMNIYGHVLEEADKTAASHFDKFFEKKE
- a CDS encoding LutC/YkgG family protein; the protein is MNGTIQNRDAFLNKIAGRLGREKRISGVERPKWSYNPQDSIFKEADADELLEALKTQCTKIHTDLLVTKAANLPETLKEIAAQYGGGPVVTWKDDRYRQFGLTQLFEEIWPKEKVEVYEWDYSAGEINVDYAEKANIGITISEITLAESGTAVLFSSRDHGRSISFLPAASIILIPKSTLVPRMTQAARIIRERVSRGELAPSCINFITGPSNSADIEMNLVVGVHGPVKAAYIVIDDL